Genomic DNA from Sphingobium sp. WTD-1:
TGCACGCCCAGCACGCGGCGGCCATCATGCTCGACCGAGAAGGCGACCGACGGATGGGCCATGGCCAGGCGACGCATCACGTCGAGGCAGGCGGCATATTCCGACTTGGCCGAGCGCAGGAATTTGCGCCGCGCGGGCACCCGAGCAAACAACTGGTCGACGGTGACGCGGGTACCAGGCGGCAGTGCGGCCGGCCCTTCGGCCACCAGCACGCCATTGTCGACGGTGCGGTTCCAGCCATCGGCGCCGCGTGGTCGGCTGTCGATCGACAGGCGCGCGACCGACGCGATCGAGGGCAGCGCCTCGCCCCGGAAACCGAGCGTCGCGACATTCTCGATCGCATCGTCGGGCATCTTGGAGGTGGCGTGGCGCTCCAGCGCCAGGGCCATGTCCTGCGAATCCATGCCGCAGCCGTCATCGCTGACCTCGATCCGGTCGAGCCCGCCGCTCGACAGGCGCACGGCGATGCGCGTCGCGCCGGCATCCAGCGCGTTTTCGACGATTTCCTTGAGCGCGCTGGCGGGTCTTTCGACCACTTCGCCTGCGGCAATGCGATTGACCAGATGTTCGGGCAGACGGCGTATTGACATTGATTAGTGACTAGCCCAAGCGAGCGCTTTCCGCGAGCCGCGACCCCAAAAATATTCCAGCATAGATTTGGGCGGAACGGAGCGCGGACACGAACACTGCCGTCCCGGCGCAACCGGGCGAAACAGGATGAAGCATGTCGATCTTCTCGCGCCTCTTCAAATTTTCCTCCCAGGACATGGCCATCGACCTGGGTACTGCCAACACCGTGGTCTATGTCCGTGGCCGCGGCATCGTCCTCAATGAACCTTCCGTGGTCGCGGTCGAGACGCTGAACGGCGTCAAGCGCGTCAAGGCGGTCGGCGACGATGCCAAGCTGATGATGGGCAAGACCCCGGATTCGATCGAGGCGATCCGCCCGCTGCGCGACGGCGTCATCGCCGACATCGACGTGGCCGAGCAGATGATCAAGCACTTCATCAACAAGGTGCACGGCGGCAAGCACAGCCCCTGGCGCGCGCCCGAGATCGTGATCTGCGTGCCGTCGGGTTCGACCAGCGTCGAACGCCGCGCCATCCGCGACGCCGCCAGCAATGCCGGCGCCAGCCAGGTGTTTCTGATCGAGGAACCGATGGCCGCCGCGATCGGTGCCGACATGCCGGTGACCGAACCGATCGGTTCAATGGTCGTCGACATTGGCGGTGGCACCACCGAAGTCGCCGTGCTGTCGCTGCGCGGCTTGGCCTACACCACCTCGGTCCGCGTCGGCGGCGACAAGATGGACGAGGCGATCGTCAGCTTCGTGCGTCGCCACCATAATCTGCTGATCGGTGAAGCCACCGCCGAGCGCATCAAGAAGCAGTTCGGCGTTGCCCAGCCGCCCGAGGACGGCGTCGGCGAGACGATCCACATCAAGGGTCGCGACCTCGTCAACGGCGTGCCCAAGGAAATCAGCATCAACCAGGGCCAGATCGCCGACGCACTGGCCGAGCCGATCAGCACGATCGTCGAAGGCGTGCGCATCGCGCTCGAAAACACCGCGCCCGAACTGGCGGCCGACATTGTCGATCAGGGCATCGTCCTGACCGGCGGCGGCGCGCTGCTGAAGGGGCTGGACGATGAATTGCGCGACGAGACCGGCCTGCCGGTCACCATCGCGGAAGATCCGCTGACCTGCGTCGCGATCGGCACCGGCCGCGCGATGGAGGATCCGATCTTCCGGGGCGTGTTGCAGACTGCCTGATCCGGGGGACATAGACGATGGCGCGGCCACCCAGCCGACGCCCCGGTCATAACCGGAAGGCGCAATATAGCCTCTTCGCCAGCTATGTGGTGGCAATGGCCGGGGCAGCGATCGCGCTGCTGCTGATCGTTGTTGCCATTTTCGATCCGACCGGCTTTGCCGCGATCCGGACAGGGACGGCGGAAATCACCCGCCCCCTGTCCACCGGCATGAAGCGGACGGTGAGCGGCGTCAGCTCGATCGACGAGGTTCTGGCCGCCTATTGGCGCGCCGGTTCCCAGAATGTCGGCCTGCGCCGTCAGGTCGAGGCCGATCGCAACCGGATCATCGAGGCAAAGGGCATCGCGCAGGAAAATGCGCGGCTCAAGAAGCTGCTGAAGCTGGTCGATGTCGACAGCAGCGCACTGCTGTCGGCGCGCCTGATCAGTTCGTCCGCCAGCAGCGCGCGTCGCTTCGCCCGGCTCAACGCCGGCAGCTGGCAGGGCGTACGTCCGGGCATGCCGGTCCGCGCGGCCGAGGGGCTGATCGGCCGCGTCCATACCACCACGCCCAACACCGCCGAAGTGCTGCTGCTGACCGACACGAGCAATATCGTGCCGGTGCGCCGCGCCAACGACAATGTCCCGGCCATTTCCACCGGCGGCGGCGACGGATCGCTGGAGATCCGCGCGCTGGCGGCCGGTCGCAATCCGTTCAAGCCGGGTGACCTGCTGGTGACATCGGGCATTGGCGGCATCTTCCAGCCCAATATCCCGGTCGCCGTGGTCGTCCGCGTCCAGGGCGAGATCGCCTATGGCGTGCCGCTCGCCAACCCGACCAAGGTCGATGCCGTGGTGGTGGAGCGCGCCTTCGAGCAGATCGTGACCCGCCCCGATCCGGGCGTGGCCGCGACCAGCGACCCCAATGGCCTAGCCGCCGGGAACGCCGCGACGCCATGATCGATCGCAATCTGCCGCCGGTTCCCCGCCTGGGCCGCCATCCGTCGCGCTGGCGCCTGGCGGGAACGCCGGTGGTGACCGTGATGCTGGGGTCGATGCTGACGATCCTGCCCGTCATCGCCCAGTCGCCGGCGATGCCGCCCTTCGGCCTGCTAGTCCTGCTGGCCTGGCGGTTGCTGCGCCCGGAATTGTGGCGCGCCTGGGTCGGCCTGCCGCTTGGCCTGTTCGACGACATGATGAGCGGCCAGCCGATCGGTTCGGCCATGTTCCTGTGGACCGTGATGCTGATCGGCATCGACGCGATCGAGCATCGGCTCGTCTGGCGCAGCTATCGGCAGGACTGGTTAATTGCGACCATGGCGATTATCTTCTGCCTGGCCGGCGGCGTCTTCTTCGCGCGAATTACCGGCGGAGGTCCTGTGAAACTGTTGCTGGTCGCGCCCCAAATGCTCTGGACGATATTGCTCTTTCCCTTCGTCGTCCGGCAATGCGCCCGGATCGACCGCTGGCGTGTGATGGCATGAAATTCCCGACGCCCAAGCGCAAGATCGTCACCGAAGCCACCCAGAGTTTCACCTTCAGCCGCCGGGCCATGGTGGTCGGCGGGCTGCAGGGCGCGATCGGCGCGCTGCTGGTCGGCCGCATGGGCTGGATCAGCATTGCCGAGAACGAGAAATATCAGCTCCTGTCGGAAAGCAATCGCGTCAATCTGACGCTGATCCCGCCCCGTCGCGGCTGGATCGTCGATCGCAACGGCCGGCCGCTGGCCAATAACCGCACCGATTTCCGCGTCGACCTGATCCCGCAGCGGATCGTCGATGCCGAGGCGACGGTGGGCCATCTGGCGCAACTCCTCTCGCTCCAGCCCGACGATGTCGATCGGATCAGGGAAGAACTGGACAAGTCGGCCGGCTTCCGCCCGGTCCAGGTCGCCGACAAGCTGACCTATGACCAGTTCGCCGCCGTCTCCGTCCGCCTGACCGACCTGCCCGGCGTCGCGCCGAGCCAGGGCTTTTCGCGCCATTATCCCGCCGGGGCCACGGTCGGCCATCTGCTCGGCTATGTCGGAGCTGCCACGGCGGAGGACTATAAGAAGCGCAAGGATCCGCTGCTCATCACGCCGGGCTTCAAGGTCGGCAAGGACGGGCTGGAGCGCGCCTATGACGAGCATCTGACCGGCAAGCCCGGCGCCAAGCGGGTGGAAGTCACCGCGCGCGGCAAGATCGTGCGCGAACTGACCACCCGGCCCGACACGCCCGGCAATCCGATCAAGCTGACGATCGACGCGGGCCTGCAGGAATATGCCGGCCGACGCCTCGCCACCCAGAGCGGCGCGGTGGTCGTGATCGACTGCCATAATGGCGACGTGCTGGCCTGCGCATCGATGCCCAGCTTCGATCCCAACAGCTTTTCCGACGGCATCAGCCATCTGGAATGGGAAATGCTGTCGAAGGACGACCATGTCCCGCTGCGCAACAAGGTGCTGCAAGGCCTGTATCCGCCCGGATCGACGGTCAAGCCGATGGTGGCGCTGGCGCTGCTGGAGGCGGGCGTATCGCCGGCCGAGACGGTCAATTGCGGCGGCGCGATCCGCGTCGGCAACACATTGTTCCACTGCCACAAGAAGCGCGGCCATG
This window encodes:
- a CDS encoding rod shape-determining protein — translated: MSIFSRLFKFSSQDMAIDLGTANTVVYVRGRGIVLNEPSVVAVETLNGVKRVKAVGDDAKLMMGKTPDSIEAIRPLRDGVIADIDVAEQMIKHFINKVHGGKHSPWRAPEIVICVPSGSTSVERRAIRDAASNAGASQVFLIEEPMAAAIGADMPVTEPIGSMVVDIGGGTTEVAVLSLRGLAYTTSVRVGGDKMDEAIVSFVRRHHNLLIGEATAERIKKQFGVAQPPEDGVGETIHIKGRDLVNGVPKEISINQGQIADALAEPISTIVEGVRIALENTAPELAADIVDQGIVLTGGGALLKGLDDELRDETGLPVTIAEDPLTCVAIGTGRAMEDPIFRGVLQTA
- the mreC gene encoding rod shape-determining protein MreC, which gives rise to MARPPSRRPGHNRKAQYSLFASYVVAMAGAAIALLLIVVAIFDPTGFAAIRTGTAEITRPLSTGMKRTVSGVSSIDEVLAAYWRAGSQNVGLRRQVEADRNRIIEAKGIAQENARLKKLLKLVDVDSSALLSARLISSSASSARRFARLNAGSWQGVRPGMPVRAAEGLIGRVHTTTPNTAEVLLLTDTSNIVPVRRANDNVPAISTGGGDGSLEIRALAAGRNPFKPGDLLVTSGIGGIFQPNIPVAVVVRVQGEIAYGVPLANPTKVDAVVVERAFEQIVTRPDPGVAATSDPNGLAAGNAATP
- the mreD gene encoding rod shape-determining protein MreD, coding for MIDRNLPPVPRLGRHPSRWRLAGTPVVTVMLGSMLTILPVIAQSPAMPPFGLLVLLAWRLLRPELWRAWVGLPLGLFDDMMSGQPIGSAMFLWTVMLIGIDAIEHRLVWRSYRQDWLIATMAIIFCLAGGVFFARITGGGPVKLLLVAPQMLWTILLFPFVVRQCARIDRWRVMA
- the mrdA gene encoding penicillin-binding protein 2 — its product is MKFPTPKRKIVTEATQSFTFSRRAMVVGGLQGAIGALLVGRMGWISIAENEKYQLLSESNRVNLTLIPPRRGWIVDRNGRPLANNRTDFRVDLIPQRIVDAEATVGHLAQLLSLQPDDVDRIREELDKSAGFRPVQVADKLTYDQFAAVSVRLTDLPGVAPSQGFSRHYPAGATVGHLLGYVGAATAEDYKKRKDPLLITPGFKVGKDGLERAYDEHLTGKPGAKRVEVTARGKIVRELTTRPDTPGNPIKLTIDAGLQEYAGRRLATQSGAVVVIDCHNGDVLACASMPSFDPNSFSDGISHLEWEMLSKDDHVPLRNKVLQGLYPPGSTVKPMVALALLEAGVSPAETVNCGGAIRVGNTLFHCHKKRGHGPLNMRGAIAQSCDIYFYQMAQRIGMDRIASMARRVGMGQRFDLPFPSQSYGTVPDPAWKLKKYNQKWQVYDTVNATIGQGYMLINPLQMAVMAARLATGRQLMPNFLHGAARPEPALVGVPEEHLVTIRDAMSAVVNGGGTGGAARMSIPNVLIAGKTGTAQVRRITMAERAGGVRGNAGLPFKLRDHALFQGFAPFDNPRYAIACIIEHGGHTIRNEDAPMIASDTMSYLFDPQKAMEKLVTLEKGWGGTPAERQARQMAAFRLAKAIEKGQAPPPAAAANGSEAANATAPTASPPAASTPPPAPSSAEPDDGDDLPAPPGPGNP